Proteins from a single region of Haloarcula laminariae:
- a CDS encoding heavy metal translocating P-type ATPase produces the protein MTREGPDSDDDDGGDSPSDGRATSQFSVPEMDCASCASKVESSVGTLAGVEAIDPQVTTGTVSVTHDRDATTEAEIADRIRSAGYAVEGQSRTLRLSVPDMDCASCAGKVESALSKVDGLDSYETQPTTGTVVLTRSGPEPTDESIVAAIERAGYEVAATAATDAGTDDDLWTSPRALKTWASGVVLVVGLGLEFLFPGANAQVGTVLGSGLHVADLLFLVAVAVGGQAILRNGYYSARNLNLDIDLLMSIAILGALTASLAFGEALYFEAATLAVLFSIAELLERYSMDRARNSLEELMDLSPAEATVRRDGREVTVPVEDVDVGERVVVRPGEKIPLDGDVIDGESAVNQAPITGESVPVDKTVGEAVYAGTINEGGYLEVQVTSTAGDNTLSRIVELVEDAQSNKTEREQFVERFSAYYTPVVVAFAVLVTVASPVVLGTTVSTAVVYGLTLLVLACPCAFVISTPVSVVSGITSAAKNGVLIKGGNHLEAMGAVDTVAFDKTGTLTKGELTVTDVIPLNGNSESEVLRCARGLEARSEHPIGEAIVAEAGDGSDREVEAFESITGKGVRATIGGVPHFAGKPGLFEELDFDLSHVHATTDGGLVTETAQQLCERNNCLDLLDGTVPELQSEGKTVVLVGTEDELEGVIAVADEVRPEARAAVSRLKALGIERTVMLTGDNERTASAIAEQVGVDDYAAELLPDEKVAHVERLDGESDGGVAMVGDGINDAPALATATVGVAMGAAGTDTALETADVALLSDDLSKLPYLYDLSGRANGVIRQNVWASLGVKAALALAVPFGYVPIWLAVLAGDAGMTTAVTGNAMRLSNVEAEALDTEA, from the coding sequence ATGACCAGAGAGGGACCGGATTCAGACGACGACGACGGGGGCGATTCGCCGTCGGACGGACGCGCCACCAGTCAGTTTTCCGTCCCCGAGATGGACTGTGCCTCCTGTGCGAGCAAGGTCGAGAGCAGCGTCGGGACGTTGGCGGGCGTCGAGGCCATCGACCCCCAGGTGACGACCGGAACGGTCTCCGTCACCCACGACAGGGACGCGACCACGGAGGCGGAAATCGCCGACCGGATTCGCTCGGCGGGGTACGCAGTCGAGGGGCAATCGAGGACGCTCCGGCTCTCGGTGCCCGATATGGACTGTGCCTCCTGTGCCGGCAAGGTCGAGTCCGCCCTGTCGAAGGTCGATGGGCTGGACAGCTACGAGACACAGCCCACGACGGGGACGGTCGTCCTCACGAGGTCCGGGCCCGAGCCGACGGACGAGTCCATCGTCGCCGCTATCGAGCGCGCGGGGTACGAGGTGGCGGCGACGGCCGCCACCGACGCGGGGACCGACGACGACCTCTGGACCAGCCCCCGGGCGCTGAAAACCTGGGCCAGCGGTGTCGTGCTGGTGGTCGGGCTGGGGCTTGAGTTCCTGTTTCCCGGCGCGAACGCGCAAGTCGGGACGGTCCTGGGCAGCGGGCTCCACGTCGCGGACCTGCTCTTTCTCGTCGCCGTCGCCGTCGGCGGCCAGGCCATCCTCCGGAACGGCTACTACTCGGCGCGGAACCTGAACCTGGACATCGACCTGCTGATGTCCATCGCCATCCTCGGGGCCCTGACGGCGAGTCTCGCCTTCGGGGAAGCGCTGTACTTCGAGGCGGCGACGCTTGCGGTCCTCTTCAGCATCGCCGAACTGCTGGAGCGGTACTCGATGGACCGGGCCCGGAACTCCCTGGAGGAGCTGATGGACCTCTCGCCGGCGGAGGCGACGGTCCGACGTGACGGCCGAGAGGTGACGGTTCCGGTCGAGGACGTGGACGTCGGCGAGCGCGTCGTCGTCCGCCCCGGCGAGAAGATTCCGCTGGACGGCGACGTCATCGACGGGGAGAGCGCCGTCAACCAGGCGCCCATCACCGGCGAGAGCGTCCCCGTGGACAAGACCGTCGGCGAGGCGGTGTACGCCGGGACCATCAACGAGGGCGGCTACCTGGAGGTGCAGGTCACCTCGACGGCGGGCGACAACACGCTCTCGCGCATCGTCGAGCTGGTCGAGGACGCCCAGTCGAACAAGACCGAGCGCGAGCAGTTCGTCGAGCGCTTCTCGGCGTACTACACGCCCGTCGTCGTCGCGTTCGCCGTCCTCGTGACGGTCGCCAGCCCGGTCGTTCTCGGGACGACCGTCTCGACAGCGGTCGTCTACGGGCTGACGCTGCTGGTGCTCGCCTGTCCCTGTGCCTTCGTCATCTCGACGCCCGTCTCGGTGGTCTCGGGTATCACGAGCGCCGCGAAGAACGGCGTCCTCATCAAGGGCGGGAACCACCTCGAAGCGATGGGCGCCGTCGACACCGTCGCCTTCGACAAGACCGGGACGCTCACGAAGGGGGAACTCACCGTCACCGACGTCATCCCCCTGAACGGCAACAGCGAGAGCGAGGTCCTCCGCTGTGCCCGCGGGCTAGAGGCCCGCAGCGAACACCCCATCGGCGAGGCCATCGTCGCCGAGGCCGGCGACGGCAGCGACCGCGAGGTCGAGGCCTTCGAGAGCATCACGGGCAAGGGCGTCCGGGCGACCATCGGCGGCGTCCCGCATTTCGCCGGCAAGCCCGGCCTGTTCGAGGAGCTGGACTTCGACCTCTCGCACGTCCACGCGACGACCGACGGCGGCCTCGTCACCGAGACCGCCCAGCAGCTCTGTGAGCGCAACAACTGCCTGGACCTGCTCGACGGGACGGTCCCCGAGCTCCAGTCCGAGGGGAAGACGGTCGTGTTGGTCGGGACCGAGGACGAACTGGAGGGCGTCATCGCCGTAGCCGACGAGGTTCGACCGGAGGCACGGGCGGCGGTCTCCCGGCTCAAAGCGTTGGGCATCGAGAGGACAGTGATGCTCACCGGCGACAACGAACGGACCGCCAGCGCCATCGCCGAACAGGTGGGCGTCGACGACTACGCGGCCGAGCTGTTGCCCGACGAGAAGGTGGCCCACGTCGAGCGACTCGACGGCGAGTCCGACGGCGGGGTCGCCATGGTCGGGGACGGCATCAACGACGCGCCGGCGCTGGCCACAGCGACCGTCGGGGTGGCCATGGGCGCGGCCGGCACCGATACGGCTCTGGAGACGGCCGACGTCGCCCTGCTCTCGGACGACCTCTCGAAGCTCCCCTACCTGTACGACCTCTCCGGCCGGGCCAACGGCGTCATCCGGCAGAACGTCTGGGCCAGCCTCGGCGTGAAGGCGGCCCTGGCCCTCGCGGTCCCCTTCGGCTACGTCCCCATCTGGCTGGCCGTCCTCGCCGGGGACGCCGGGATGACGACGGCCGTCACCGGCAACGCGATGCGGCTCTCGAACGTCGAGGCGGAAGCGCTCGACACAGAGGCCTAG
- a CDS encoding YbhB/YbcL family Raf kinase inhibitor-like protein, giving the protein MRRRTWVTALGAAGLGALAGCAESADETPEAFEVSSPELAADGSLPNRFTCYGAGDSPPFVIDRVPTPTEGLAVVAELDSGGITDPVFWTLWNVPADTERIPADLPRTPTLPSLGDARQGRPEGGDAGYEPPCPELGQSYTVRFQVYALGARLDAEAGTDHDTATEAIGDAVLASRRFTADFERTPTP; this is encoded by the coding sequence ATGCGCCGCCGCACGTGGGTCACAGCGCTCGGGGCCGCAGGCCTCGGCGCTCTCGCGGGCTGTGCGGAGTCAGCCGACGAGACGCCCGAGGCGTTCGAGGTATCGAGCCCCGAGTTGGCGGCCGACGGGTCGCTCCCGAATCGGTTCACCTGCTACGGTGCCGGCGACTCCCCGCCGTTCGTCATCGACCGTGTCCCGACTCCGACCGAGGGGCTCGCCGTGGTCGCGGAACTCGATAGCGGGGGTATCACCGACCCGGTCTTCTGGACGCTCTGGAACGTCCCGGCGGACACCGAGCGGATTCCCGCGGACCTCCCGCGGACGCCGACGCTCCCGTCGCTCGGTGACGCGAGACAGGGCCGCCCCGAAGGCGGCGATGCCGGCTACGAACCGCCGTGTCCGGAGCTCGGCCAATCCTACACCGTCAGGTTCCAGGTGTACGCGCTGGGGGCACGACTCGACGCCGAGGCCGGGACCGACCACGACACTGCTACCGAGGCCATCGGCGACGCCGTGCTGGCGAGCCGACGGTTCACCGCCGACTTCGAGCGAACGCCGACGCCCTGA